ATGCGGAGCGGCGCGAGGAACTGCGCGAACTGCTGGCGGAAACGGGGCTGTCGTTTCATTTTCGCTCGGCCGGTGTGGCCCCACGCGTGGTGGACGTGGCCATTGGCGACACCACGGGAGAACTGCGCAAACTTACTCAGCTGGCGGACCTCGTGTTCGTGGGCAAGAGCCTCGCCCCGCACGACGGCGGTCAGACGCCCGTGGAGGCGGCCATCCTGGAGAAGCCGTTGCTGCACGGGCCGCACATGACGAATTTCCGCGACATCATCCGTGGGCTCACCGACGCCGGCGCGGTCCGCAAGGTCGAGACCCACGAGGATCTGGTGCGCGAGGCGGTGGAGTATCTGCGGTTCCCGGCCAAGCGGGCGAAGCTGAGTTCGTCGGCGCATGCGTGGCACGAGGCCAACCGCGGCGCGACGGAACGCACGCTGGCGGTGGTGCGCGAGTTGCTGGCGAAGCGGGTTTCCTAGACGCGTTGGAGCACTGCGACAACGTGGTCCGTATTCGGCCACGCTTTCGTTCCGCGTTCGCGGAACGCAAGCGCGGCTACAACTCGCTCACGCGAACACCGCGCCGCCGAGCAGCTGTTCGCCGTGGTAGAGTGCCATGATTTGGCCGGAGGCGAGGGCGCGCTGGGCTTGGTCGAAGCGGATGTGCGCGGTGGCGTCCGGTCCGGGCGTGAACTGGATGGCGACACGCGGGTCACGGTAGCGCACGCGGCATTCGAGGCGGGTGGGCGCGGTGATCGGATCGCCGATGAAACTCAGGCTGTGCACTTGGGCTTCGTTTGCCCACAGGCCGGGTGCATCGGCGCTGTCGAAGGCCACGAGCAGCGCGTGGTCGCTGGCGCGCTTGCCGACGACGACGTAAGCTTGGTTGTCCGTGTTCGACGGAATGCGGATGCCTTTGCGCTGACCGATCGTGTAGTAGTGCAGCCCGCGGTGCTCGCCGAGGATCTTGCCGTCGGTGGCGCGGACGATCGGGCCGGGGTGCTCGGGGACGTAGGCGCGGAGAAAGTCGGCCATCTTCACCTCGCCGATGAAGCAGATGCCCTGGCTGTCCTTCTTGCGGGCGTTGGGCAGGCGCGCATCGGCCGCGAGCTCGCGCAACTGCGGTTTGGCGAGATGGCCGATGGGGAAGAAGGCGTCGCGCAGCTGGGCCTGCGAGAGGAGCGCGAGGAAGTAGGACTGGTCCTTGTTTTTGTCGGCGCCTTCGAGGAGGGCGAATTTCTTTGTCGGGTCGGTGCTGGTGCCGACCTCGGCCGCGCAGGTCGGCGCCAGCACCGACCCTGCAGTTGAAGCTTCCACCCGCCGGGCATAGTGCCCGGTGGCGACGCTGGTGAATCCTTCCGCACGCGCGTAGTTGAGAAACACGCCGAACTTCATCTCGCGGTTGCACATCACGTCGGGGTTGGGCGTGAGGCCGCGCTGGTAGCCGTCCAGCAGGTAGTCCACGACGAGGCGGCGGTAGTCCTGCATGAGGTTGACGACGCGGAAAGGGATGCCGATGGCCTCCGCGGTGGCGCGGGCGTCGTCGATGTCCTGCATCCACGGGCAGTGGCCGATGACGTTGTCCTCGTTGATCCAGTTTTTCATGTAGGCGCCCGTGACGTCGTGCCCCTGCTGCTTGAGCAGGAGTGCGGCGACGGAGCTGTCCACTCCGCCCGACATGGCGACCAGGATGCGGGACATGTGGGGCAGGAAACCACGGAATGCCCGGAATACACGGAAAAACAATCGGCGCCGGACCCGTCTTGGGTTTCACCCATAACCCCTGACCATTAACCAATAACCGTGCGAAGCACGCTTGCGGTGGCGCGGCGTGTGCTGGATGATGCCGGTCGCTCTCCTCCTTTGAACACCCGCACGCCCTTCAACCCGGACCTGGCTCACCGCATTTTTCGTGCGTGGCTGACCTCGACCTCGACCGGCATCATCGAGATGGGGGCGGACTGGACCGCCGAGTCGCTGCCGTTGCTCACGCCGGGCGACAAGGCCTTCGAGTTTGCCGACCTCAGCCCGGCCGAGCCCTCGCTCTACGCGGAGGAGGCGGCCTATTACGTGGACGAGCTGGGGCAGGTGGTGTTCATGCTCGATCCGGCGGAACACAGCTGGGTCGATTTTGAAACGATGCCCATCTACGTGGCGGGCGACTTCAACGGCTGGCAGGCGGCCATCGGCAAGACCGAATGGCTGATGGTCTGGGGCGAGTTGAACCGCCGACGGGTGCTGCTGTTGAAGAAGCCGGCCTCCGGCCTGCTGACCGAGCCGCCGCAGCAGTTCAAGTTTGTGACCGGCGACAACCGCTGGCTGGATCTGCCCCGCGACGCCACGAACGCCGTGGCGGTGGGCGACGGCCGCTATAACCGCCTGCTGAAGCGGCATCGCACCGGGCGCAACCAGTTCCGCTTCACCACGACCGAGCCGCTGCTGCTCAACCGCACCTACTCGGTGATCCTCGTGCGCGAGGGCCGCGAGCCGCCCAAGGTGCGGCTGCGCCTCGGGCGATTTTTCCATGCCCTGAAGAGTGACCTGCCCCTCGGTGCGATCGTCGCCCGCGGGGGCACCACGTTCCGGATCTTTGCGCCGCGGGCGAAGCATGTGCGGCTTTTCCTCTGCGAGAAACTTGAGGACCTGGGCAAGGCCTTCGGCTATGAGCTCGATCCGCGCAGGGAGGAGGACGGCTGGCGCGGCGTATGGGAAGCCCAGATCAACCGGAATCTCCACGGGTGGTATTATTGGTATTCGATCAGCGGCCCGCACGATGTCTTCGGACACTTTCATCCGAACCAACGGATTCTCGACCCCTATGCCCGGGCCGCAGTGGGGCGCGAAGGACCGGGCATCGTGCTGGATCAGGCCTGGCTGGGGCAGGCGGACCGCACCTTTGCGACGCCCGCCTGGCAGGATTTGGTCATGGTCGAGGCGCACGTGCGCGACCTTGTGGCCCATGCCCCCGTTTCGCTCAGCGCGGAGGAGCGCCTGGGCTTCACCGGCCTGCGCAAATGGGTCGAGAGCCCGGATTTCTACCTGAAGAAACTCGGGGTGAATTGCGTGGAACTCCAACCGGTCCACCACGCGGACAACCTCACGAAGGAGGAGTATTTCTGGGGTTACATGCCGGTGAGCTACTTCGCTCCGGCGGCTGCGTACGGGCTCGATGGTCCACGCGCCTCGCAGGTGAAGGAGCTGCAGGAACTCGTCGCCGCCTTCCACCGCCAGGGCATGGCCGTGGTGATCGACGTGGTCTATAACCACGTCGGCGAACCGGCGCACCTGCTGTTCGTGGATAAGCTGTATTATTTCGAGCTCGGCGACGACGGCACGCTCACCAACTGGAGCGGCTGCGGCAACGACCTGCGCGCGCGCTCCGCGATGGCCACGCGGCTGATCGTGGACAGCCTCGTGCAGCTCATCGAGGTCTATGGCGTGGACGGTTTCCGCTTCGACCTGGCGGAATTGATCGGCGTGGACGTGCTGCGTGATGTCGAGACCGCCGTGAAGAAGGTAAAGCCCGATGTCATCCTGATCGCCGAGCCGTGGAGTTTTCGCGGCCATATCGCGGCGGCCCTGCGGCCGACGGGCTTCGCTTCTTGGAACGACAATTACCGGAACTTCCTGCGCGACTACGTGCACGGACGCGGTGGCGCCGACTCACTTGAGTATTTTCTCAAGGGTTCGCCGTGGCACTTCGCCTACTGGCCGGCGCAGACGGTCAACTACACGGAGTCGCACGACGACAGTACGTGGATTGACGTCATCACCGAGAATCCCGGTCGCAACGGCCATCATCCCACGCAGAACGACCGCCAGCGCACCCACCTCATGGCGGCGGTGCTCTTTGCCTCCGTCGGCATCCCGTTGCTCTCGGCGGGTCAGGATTTCCTGCGGAGCAAGCATGGCGTGAACAACACCTACCTGCGGGGAGACCTGAACGCACTCGATTACCGGCGGATGGCGCGCTACCCGGCCACGCACAAATACTTTGCCGACTGGATTTCGTTCCGCCGCTCCGCCCGCGGGCAGTTGCTCCGGCAGTGGTCGCGACCATCGGAGGGCTTCTTCCGCTGCTTTGGCGGGGCGGGGCACCCGGCCTTGGTGGCGGTTTACAACGCCGACGGCAGCCAGGGGGCCACGCAGCTTATGTTCGCCGTCAATCCGCACACGGACGACACCGTGATCCCGATCGGGGAATTTGCCGAATCCGGCTGGCGGCAACTGGCCGACCACGAGTGTTTTTACCCCG
This DNA window, taken from Oleiharenicola lentus, encodes the following:
- the mnmA gene encoding tRNA 2-thiouridine(34) synthase MnmA, with amino-acid sequence MSRILVAMSGGVDSSVAALLLKQQGHDVTGAYMKNWINEDNVIGHCPWMQDIDDARATAEAIGIPFRVVNLMQDYRRLVVDYLLDGYQRGLTPNPDVMCNREMKFGVFLNYARAEGFTSVATGHYARRVEASTAGSVLAPTCAAEVGTSTDPTKKFALLEGADKNKDQSYFLALLSQAQLRDAFFPIGHLAKPQLRELAADARLPNARKKDSQGICFIGEVKMADFLRAYVPEHPGPIVRATDGKILGEHRGLHYYTIGQRKGIRIPSNTDNQAYVVVGKRASDHALLVAFDSADAPGLWANEAQVHSLSFIGDPITAPTRLECRVRYRDPRVAIQFTPGPDATAHIRFDQAQRALASGQIMALYHGEQLLGGAVFA
- a CDS encoding alpha-amylase family glycosyl hydrolase; amino-acid sequence: MRSTLAVARRVLDDAGRSPPLNTRTPFNPDLAHRIFRAWLTSTSTGIIEMGADWTAESLPLLTPGDKAFEFADLSPAEPSLYAEEAAYYVDELGQVVFMLDPAEHSWVDFETMPIYVAGDFNGWQAAIGKTEWLMVWGELNRRRVLLLKKPASGLLTEPPQQFKFVTGDNRWLDLPRDATNAVAVGDGRYNRLLKRHRTGRNQFRFTTTEPLLLNRTYSVILVREGREPPKVRLRLGRFFHALKSDLPLGAIVARGGTTFRIFAPRAKHVRLFLCEKLEDLGKAFGYELDPRREEDGWRGVWEAQINRNLHGWYYWYSISGPHDVFGHFHPNQRILDPYARAAVGREGPGIVLDQAWLGQADRTFATPAWQDLVMVEAHVRDLVAHAPVSLSAEERLGFTGLRKWVESPDFYLKKLGVNCVELQPVHHADNLTKEEYFWGYMPVSYFAPAAAYGLDGPRASQVKELQELVAAFHRQGMAVVIDVVYNHVGEPAHLLFVDKLYYFELGDDGTLTNWSGCGNDLRARSAMATRLIVDSLVQLIEVYGVDGFRFDLAELIGVDVLRDVETAVKKVKPDVILIAEPWSFRGHIAAALRPTGFASWNDNYRNFLRDYVHGRGGADSLEYFLKGSPWHFAYWPAQTVNYTESHDDSTWIDVITENPGRNGHHPTQNDRQRTHLMAAVLFASVGIPLLSAGQDFLRSKHGVNNTYLRGDLNALDYRRMARYPATHKYFADWISFRRSARGQLLRQWSRPSEGFFRCFGGAGHPALVAVYNADGSQGATQLMFAVNPHTDDTVIPIGEFAESGWRQLADHECFYPETAPGPLTVGADGVFIPGLGCSLWIRG